From Nymphalis io chromosome 12, ilAglIoxx1.1, whole genome shotgun sequence, a single genomic window includes:
- the LOC126772414 gene encoding sialomucin core protein 24 isoform X1, translating to MKKIIFLCLLSLSVCLSKPAVEQAATQPTAVTNSSVDPKTQKTDLTPPAHITESQTPPKSTASTEQKTPQNVPETPLSTVPPLPPKNTDNAKPTNDNKTTDKQSTTKETTQTSAVTNVTTEKINNDVKPTEKAKDEPSTEKVIPTKPTEVPKTTEAPKSDADKHILQARGFDGASFIGGIILTLGLLAIGFMGFKYYKNQTERNYHTL from the exons atgaagaaaattatatttttgtgccTCCTATCGCTCTCCGTTTGTCTCAGCAAACCAGCTGTAGAACAAG CAGCAACTCAACCTACTGCAGTGACCAACTCATCTGTAGATCCTAAAACTCAAAAAACTGATCTGACTCCGCCTGCTCATATCACAGAATCTCAAACACCTCCAAAATCTACTGCATCAACTGAACAAAAAACACCACAAAATGTACCTGAGACCCCACTTAGCACAGTTCCACCATTACCACCCAAGAACACAGACAATGCTAAGCCTACCAACGACAACAAAACAACAGATAAACAATCTACAACAAAAGAAACTACCCAAACCTCGGCAGTGACTAATGTTACCACAGAGAAAATAAACAATGATGTAAAGCCTACTGAAAAAGCCAAGGATGAGCCATCAACAGAAAAAGTTATACCTACCAAACCAACTGAAGTTCCTAAGACTACTGAAGCACCTAAGTCTGATGCCGACAAGCACATTCTTCAAGCGAGAGG GTTCGATGGAGCAAGCTTCATTGGCGGTATAATACTGACCTTGGGTCTTCTTGCTATTGGATTCATGGGATTCAAATATTACAAGAATCAAACTGAAAGAAATTACCACACtctctaa
- the LOC126772414 gene encoding sialomucin core protein 24 isoform X2: protein MKKIIFLCLLSLSVCLSKPAVEQATQPTAVTNSSVDPKTQKTDLTPPAHITESQTPPKSTASTEQKTPQNVPETPLSTVPPLPPKNTDNAKPTNDNKTTDKQSTTKETTQTSAVTNVTTEKINNDVKPTEKAKDEPSTEKVIPTKPTEVPKTTEAPKSDADKHILQARGFDGASFIGGIILTLGLLAIGFMGFKYYKNQTERNYHTL from the exons atgaagaaaattatatttttgtgccTCCTATCGCTCTCCGTTTGTCTCAGCAAACCAGCTGTAGAACAAG CAACTCAACCTACTGCAGTGACCAACTCATCTGTAGATCCTAAAACTCAAAAAACTGATCTGACTCCGCCTGCTCATATCACAGAATCTCAAACACCTCCAAAATCTACTGCATCAACTGAACAAAAAACACCACAAAATGTACCTGAGACCCCACTTAGCACAGTTCCACCATTACCACCCAAGAACACAGACAATGCTAAGCCTACCAACGACAACAAAACAACAGATAAACAATCTACAACAAAAGAAACTACCCAAACCTCGGCAGTGACTAATGTTACCACAGAGAAAATAAACAATGATGTAAAGCCTACTGAAAAAGCCAAGGATGAGCCATCAACAGAAAAAGTTATACCTACCAAACCAACTGAAGTTCCTAAGACTACTGAAGCACCTAAGTCTGATGCCGACAAGCACATTCTTCAAGCGAGAGG GTTCGATGGAGCAAGCTTCATTGGCGGTATAATACTGACCTTGGGTCTTCTTGCTATTGGATTCATGGGATTCAAATATTACAAGAATCAAACTGAAAGAAATTACCACACtctctaa